The nucleotide window ATCCTTCTCCCTTAATGATTGGGGATTGCCTTTTATTTTTCTCTTTATCCTTGAATTTTGATCATATAATAAGCTTCTTCAAGACAAACACTGAAATCAGAAACAGAAAAGCGGACACTCTTTTTCAGAATGTCCGCCGTTTCAATCATGGGAGGATTTATTCGTTGCCTGTTGAACCAGACTCGCCATAGAAATACTGATTGTTGGAACCGATGACGCGGATATATTCCTTCACAAACTGCTTTACGGCAGCTTCGGCCGTCATGCACAGTTCCAGATAATCGGCATTCGGTTTTGCTTCCAGCTTTTCCAGCATGGCATTTTTTGCGGCATGGAAAGCATCGGTGCAGACGTTGATCTTATTGATGCCGCCTGCCACGGCCTTGCGGATATTTTCTTCGCCGCTGCCGCTGCCGCCGTGCAGAACCAACGGCATATCCAATGCCTTTTTCAGTTCAGCCAGACGTTCAAAGTTCAGCACTGGGACATAGCCCTTCGGATAATCGCCATGGGCTGTTCCGATCGCCACCGCCAGAGCATCACAGCCAGTATCCTTCACGAACTGCTTTGCTTCTTCGACATTGGTATACAGATCGACCTTACTGTTGTCGCCATCGGCTGCCTGACCGACGTGTCCCAGCTCTGCTTCGACACAGATTCCATGCGGATGAGCTAAGGCGCAGACCACCGAAGTCCGCTTGACGTTTTCTTCATAAGGATAGGAAGAAGCGTCAATCATCAGACTGGTGAAGCCGTTATGAATGGCCGTAACCATATCTTCCAGCTTTCCGCCGTGATCCAGGTTTAAGGCAACCGGGATGCTGGCACGTTCAGCCAGTTCTTTCACTAACGGAACGATTTCCGTCAGATGCGCATGCTTGCCGATCTGGCCCGGGCCCATCTGAACGATAATCGGGGAATGTTCTTCCTCGGCGGCGCTGATCACAGCGCGGGCCATTTCCATATTGATGCTGTTGACTGCCATCACCGCGTAATTATGCTGATGCGCGTGCTGCAGGATATCCTTCATCGAAACTAACATATGACTCCTTCTTTCTTTCCTTCTATAATCTTACTGAATGGTTTAGCGATTTAAGCTCAGGTTTACAGATTGATGTCCAGGTCGACGATTTCTTCTTCCTCTTCCTGACCTTCTTCACTTGGCTTTTTGATTGCTGAATAGATGACGCCGGTCGCAACCGAGCCCACGATCAGCGCAATGACTGCCCACATCCAGTTGGTCATCATCGGGAAGACGAAGATTCCGCCGTGTCCGGCAACGGATTCAACACCCATGGCAACGGCAATGCCGCCAGCCAGCGCTGAACCGATCATGGAAGCTGGAATGAAGCGTGCCGGATCGGCCGCAGCAAACGGCAGTACACCTTCAGTAATGAAGCACAAGCCCATTGGGAACGCGGTTTTCGCTGTTTCTTTTTCTGTCGCTGAGAATTTCTTCGGTGTCAGCAAGGTTGAAACGAAGACTCCGCATGGAGGCGTCATGCCGCCGATGATCTTCGCGGACATTGGGCCATAGATGCCGTCAGCACCCAGCGCATTGGCTGCCATGGAAGCTGTCTTGTTGACCGGGCCGCCCATATCGAAGCCCATACCGGCGCCGATAACCGCACCGATGATGAATTTGGAACCGCCGTTGAGGCTCATGATCCAGCCCTGCAATGCATTCATCGCAATCGCCATTGGCTTAGCCACAATCGCGAAGAAGGCAACACCGCAGACGAAGGTCGCAATCACTGGAATAATCATAACCGGCATCAGACCGACCATCCACTTCGGAAGTTTCCAGGTCTTCATCCACTGAATGAAATAACCGATCACAAAGGCCATCAGCAAGCCGCCTAAGAAGCCGGCTTTCGACTGGTTTGCCGCATAACCGATGATGAAGCCCGGAACGATGCCTGGACGTTCAGCAATCGAGTAGCACACACCGGCCGTCATGACCGCCACGCCGAAGCTCATCGCATAGTCAGATAATTTGGAAATCATCCACCAGAACTGTTTCCAATCGAAGCAGTTCAGGTTGGTGAAGATGGTAGCGCCCGCTTCCGGAGCGTAGTTGCCGACTTCCCATCCGCCGAAGCCTTTCGCTAAGGCGCCCAGGATACCACCGGCCACGATCATCGGAATCATGTACGAGATGCCGGTCATCATGTGTTTTTTAAAGTTCAACTTTTTCATGGATTCATCTACCCCTTTTTATTTTTGGATCTTCTTTTCGATCGTCGCGATCAAGCTCTTTGGATTCTTCATCGCCACGCTGATCGGAATGTCAACGGTCGGCTTGCCGGCGAAACGTTCCATTCCGCCGACGGCGATATCATGAGCGACGATGACAACATCCGCCGCGGCGATATCTTCCGCTGTCAGTTTGTTCTGCGCGCCGATCGTCCCCTGCGTTTCGATCTTGCACTGATGGCCTGCCGCCTCGGCTGCATTCTGAATTTTTTCAGCCACGATATAAGTGTGAGCGATGCCTGCAGTACAAGCTGTAATTCCTACAATCTTCATTTGGGTTCACCTCCCATCCGTTTCTCTTACTTTGGCATGATCATAATTTATCATGTTGCAAGCGCTTTAGCTTAACAACTGA belongs to Holdemania massiliensis and includes:
- a CDS encoding class II fructose-bisphosphate aldolase; translated protein: MLVSMKDILQHAHQHNYAVMAVNSINMEMARAVISAAEEEHSPIIVQMGPGQIGKHAHLTEIVPLVKELAERASIPVALNLDHGGKLEDMVTAIHNGFTSLMIDASSYPYEENVKRTSVVCALAHPHGICVEAELGHVGQAADGDNSKVDLYTNVEEAKQFVKDTGCDALAVAIGTAHGDYPKGYVPVLNFERLAELKKALDMPLVLHGGSGSGEENIRKAVAGGINKINVCTDAFHAAKNAMLEKLEAKPNADYLELCMTAEAAVKQFVKEYIRVIGSNNQYFYGESGSTGNE
- a CDS encoding PTS fructose transporter subunit IIC; amino-acid sequence: MKKLNFKKHMMTGISYMIPMIVAGGILGALAKGFGGWEVGNYAPEAGATIFTNLNCFDWKQFWWMISKLSDYAMSFGVAVMTAGVCYSIAERPGIVPGFIIGYAANQSKAGFLGGLLMAFVIGYFIQWMKTWKLPKWMVGLMPVMIIPVIATFVCGVAFFAIVAKPMAIAMNALQGWIMSLNGGSKFIIGAVIGAGMGFDMGGPVNKTASMAANALGADGIYGPMSAKIIGGMTPPCGVFVSTLLTPKKFSATEKETAKTAFPMGLCFITEGVLPFAAADPARFIPASMIGSALAGGIAVAMGVESVAGHGGIFVFPMMTNWMWAVIALIVGSVATGVIYSAIKKPSEEGQEEEEEIVDLDINL
- a CDS encoding PTS fructose transporter subunit IIB encodes the protein MKIVGITACTAGIAHTYIVAEKIQNAAEAAGHQCKIETQGTIGAQNKLTAEDIAAADVVIVAHDIAVGGMERFAGKPTVDIPISVAMKNPKSLIATIEKKIQK